Proteins from one Oscillatoria nigro-viridis PCC 7112 genomic window:
- the gap gene encoding type I glyceraldehyde-3-phosphate dehydrogenase, translating to MAALKVGINGFGRIGRLVMRAGINNPNIEFVGINDLVSPENLAYLFKYDSTHGIYDGEVESKPDGIVVDGRFIPCTAIRNPAELPWGKSGADYVVESTGLFTDFEGASKHLTAGAKRVILSAPTKDPEKVATFLVGVNHHKFDPAKDTVVSNASCTTNCLAPIAKVINDNFGLEEGLMTTVHAMTATQPTVDGPSQKDWRGGRGAAQNIIPSSTGAAKAVTLVLPELKGKLTGMALRVPTPDVSVVDLTFKTAKETSYKEICEAMKKASEGELKGILGYTEDAVVSTDFKGDARSSIFDAGAGIELNSKFFKVVSWYDNEWGYSSRVIDLMLSMAEKDGILNN from the coding sequence ATGGCTGCATTAAAAGTTGGCATCAACGGATTTGGTCGCATCGGACGGCTAGTCATGCGTGCCGGCATCAACAACCCCAACATCGAATTTGTCGGCATTAACGACTTAGTTTCGCCAGAAAACCTGGCTTATCTTTTCAAATACGACTCCACCCACGGCATTTACGACGGCGAAGTTGAAAGCAAACCAGACGGGATTGTCGTTGACGGACGATTTATCCCCTGTACAGCGATTAGAAATCCTGCCGAATTGCCCTGGGGTAAATCCGGCGCAGATTATGTTGTAGAATCTACCGGATTGTTTACAGATTTTGAAGGCGCATCAAAACACTTGACGGCAGGAGCAAAACGAGTAATACTTTCAGCACCGACAAAAGACCCGGAAAAAGTTGCAACTTTTCTAGTAGGCGTCAACCACCACAAATTTGACCCGGCAAAAGATACGGTTGTTTCTAATGCTAGCTGTACGACTAATTGTTTAGCACCAATTGCCAAAGTTATCAACGATAACTTCGGATTGGAAGAAGGTTTAATGACGACAGTTCACGCCATGACAGCTACTCAACCAACTGTAGACGGCCCCAGCCAAAAAGATTGGCGGGGAGGACGCGGTGCGGCTCAAAATATTATTCCATCTTCGACCGGTGCAGCAAAAGCTGTGACTTTGGTGTTGCCAGAATTGAAAGGAAAATTGACGGGAATGGCTTTGCGCGTGCCAACTCCCGACGTGTCTGTAGTTGACCTTACTTTCAAAACGGCGAAGGAAACTAGCTATAAAGAAATTTGCGAGGCAATGAAAAAAGCTTCGGAGGGCGAACTCAAAGGCATTCTTGGATATACTGAGGATGCGGTGGTTTCGACAGATTTTAAGGGCGACGCGCGATCGAGCATTTTCGATGCAGGTGCGGGAATTGAACTGAATTCTAAGTTTTTCAAAGTAGTTTCCTGGTACGACAACGAGTGGGGTTATTCTAGCCGCGTGATTGACTTAATGCTGTCTATGGCCGAGAAAGACGGAATTTTGAATAATTAA